The segment CTTTCACAACAGTCTTGAATTTTTTGGaagttttctttgctccacactgtttttttctcttgcgGGCATTAACATCATAGTTCAAACACGACTCAAAAGACTTGGAGGGTTCCTCTCTGTCACCGTCCCTCTCCTTGTCTCTGCGTTTcattttggccattttgtttttgtgctgtgaAAGCTCCTCATTTTCAGACTGTTTGAGAGCACCGTGCCTCTCTTTactcattttcttcctttttttcttctggacCTCTGAGCTCCTCGATATTCCTGAGGATTTCTCGTCTCCAAAATTGtccagttttaatgtttttgaatatttgtcgttgcatgtaaataaaaaagattctttgtcttcttttgatGAGtctttcaatggccttgatttCTTACTTGACTCTTTTTCTGATCCAAAGTTGATTTTCAAGTTTTCCCCAGAATCAGACCTGGATCTCTGATGCAGGTCCtctaactttttgtttttacataaaatgttgtcatctcccaattttttttcactccaacaatttgtcttttttggaGCGTGTGAACCATCCATTTCGTCCTTAGCGGTTTTCTTTTGTATGACATCATtctgaaagttattctgggtcTCTTGTTGAATTTTATCTCGATTTCCCTTACTTTTTCCATCTTTCTCTTTACATCCCCGTCTCTCTGTATCATCTTTCATAGTTCCAGTTTTGGAGTGGGTCTCATCTGAGAAATCCTGACTCTCACTGTGACATGTTGACCAGTTATTGTTTAAATCCTCTGTTGTGAAACCAGCAGCATTTGGACAGTCTGTGCTGTCCTGTTTGTCTTTAACAGACATAGTCTCTGACAGAGCTCCATCTTCTGTGAGGCTGCATCAAGCGGGAAACATGACTTAATTTagtcaaacatgcacacaatcgACTAAACATTTGactaaaaagttaaataaacatcaacatcaccTTGTGCCCTCCTTAGAAAGAAGTTTTTTCCAACCCCTAACTAACGTTTTGGCAAATTCTCCAGCTAGTTTGTGTCTGCGCAGAGAGTTTACCGTTTTGCCTATCCCAGTTTCCTATACACACAGAAACGTGTTAATGTCATAGATTTTAATTAAAGATATGCATAATGCCCAAGAAAAATGTATCAACACTAAATGCAACAGACTTACAGCAAGAATGTCTACGGTGATATCCAAATCCTTGAGTTTCTGTAAGACCTTGAGAACCTACAGAGAAAGGAAGGAGCACATCAACAGGGATTA is part of the Solea senegalensis isolate Sse05_10M linkage group LG15, IFAPA_SoseM_1, whole genome shotgun sequence genome and harbors:
- the eloal gene encoding elongin A, like isoform X2, whose protein sequence is MANSSDVVKKVMRFKLQLTDTTAESATVLKVLQKLKDLDITVDILAETGIGKTVNSLRRHKLAGEFAKTLVRGWKKLLSKEGTSLTEDGALSETMSVKDKQDSTDCPNAAGFTTEDLNNNWSTCHSESQDFSDETHSKTGTMKDDTERRGCKEKDGKSKGNRDKIQQETQNNFQNDVIQKKTAKDEMDGSHAPKKTNCWSEKKLGDDNILCKNKKLEDLHQRSRSDSGENLKINFGSEKESSKKSRPLKDSSKEDKESFLFTCNDKYSKTLKLDNFGDEKSSGISRSSEVQKKKRKKMSKERHGALKQSENEELSQHKNKMAKMKRRDKERDGDREEPSKSFESCLNYDVNARKRKKQCGAKKTSKKFKTVVKEGTRKDPDMEPSKLPVLSINASPPNQKSVMDLMSISLPAILPECEKQSTALYFDRKVEKDMDFYDVSDESAVFTGQRLNKKMQVYSGAKMVFLPTMLSLYQQCIRTLQNNINLLYETGGVPFEILEPVLERCMPEQLLRIEECNPIYIGVTDHLWGKHCQREFKDSQLQEYESWKEMYIRLSEERERKLQRLTKSIISAHSNKPKGRQVKMAFIHTVAKPPRDVRIQQEIHGTAVQQPNQLRYSVKPKDIALRPSCNEPGRSSRFSSSSSGGGNSQESRKKTRVAPMMAKSLKAFKKQLGRR
- the eloal gene encoding elongin A, like isoform X1; protein product: MEQPKWVSEVSINSFCFECTISNCADPKPGPPYLVLKVLQKLKDLDITVDILAETGIGKTVNSLRRHKLAGEFAKTLVRGWKKLLSKEGTSLTEDGALSETMSVKDKQDSTDCPNAAGFTTEDLNNNWSTCHSESQDFSDETHSKTGTMKDDTERRGCKEKDGKSKGNRDKIQQETQNNFQNDVIQKKTAKDEMDGSHAPKKTNCWSEKKLGDDNILCKNKKLEDLHQRSRSDSGENLKINFGSEKESSKKSRPLKDSSKEDKESFLFTCNDKYSKTLKLDNFGDEKSSGISRSSEVQKKKRKKMSKERHGALKQSENEELSQHKNKMAKMKRRDKERDGDREEPSKSFESCLNYDVNARKRKKQCGAKKTSKKFKTVVKEGTRKDPDMEPSKLPVLSINASPPNQKSVMDLMSISLPAILPECEKQSTALYFDRKVEKDMDFYDVSDESAVFTGQRLNKKMQVYSGAKMVFLPTMLSLYQQCIRTLQNNINLLYETGGVPFEILEPVLERCMPEQLLRIEECNPIYIGVTDHLWGKHCQREFKDSQLQEYESWKEMYIRLSEERERKLQRLTKSIISAHSNKPKGRQVKMAFIHTVAKPPRDVRIQQEIHGTAVQQPNQLRYSVKPKDIALRPSCNEPGRSSRFSSSSSGGGNSQESRKKTRVAPMMAKSLKAFKKQLGRR